One region of Gloeocapsopsis sp. IPPAS B-1203 genomic DNA includes:
- a CDS encoding calcium-binding protein — protein sequence MSFNQIKGNNRNNTLNGTEYDDKILGLDGHDTLYGKGGHDYLDGGKGNDYLDGGSGSDTLYGGKGDDVLYAGYDFYYNYLDGGDGHDYIVGGYGSDDIYGGKGRDTLYGLDGNDYLAGGKDNDYLDGGYGDDYLSGGEGYDTLYGGYGNDYLSGNQGSDDLYGGHGRDTLNGYGYTEYEYDYLTGGTEADTFVLGDSWSTYYQGGGYATITDFSYLEGDKIQLSGSGAGNYSLEYTDWTGNGVTDTLVKYGADVIGVVQDNSSPVLSFDFTYA from the coding sequence ATGTCTTTCAATCAAATCAAGGGTAATAACAGAAACAACACCTTAAATGGCACAGAATATGATGATAAAATTTTAGGTCTTGATGGTCATGATACTTTGTATGGTAAAGGTGGTCATGACTACCTAGATGGTGGCAAAGGTAACGACTACCTCGATGGCGGTTCTGGCTCGGATACCTTGTATGGTGGTAAAGGTGACGACGTTTTATATGCTGGCTACGACTTCTACTACAACTATTTAGATGGTGGCGACGGTCATGATTATATAGTCGGTGGTTATGGTAGCGACGATATTTATGGTGGTAAAGGTAGAGATACTCTCTATGGTCTTGATGGCAACGACTATTTAGCAGGGGGTAAAGACAATGACTACCTTGATGGCGGATATGGCGATGATTATCTTTCTGGTGGAGAAGGTTATGACACTCTCTATGGCGGCTACGGTAATGATTATCTCTCTGGCAATCAAGGTAGTGATGATCTCTATGGCGGTCATGGTAGAGATACTCTTAATGGCTACGGCTATACAGAATACGAATATGATTATCTCACTGGTGGTACAGAAGCTGACACTTTTGTCTTAGGTGATTCCTGGAGTACTTATTATCAAGGTGGTGGTTATGCCACAATTACAGACTTCTCTTACTTGGAAGGAGATAAAATTCAACTTTCGGGTTCAGGTGCAGGTAACTACTCGCTCGAATACACTGACTGGACTGGTAACGGCGTTACAGATACTTTAGTGAAATATGGTGCAGATGTAATTGGTGTTGTACAAGATAATAGTAGCCCAGTTCTGTCCTTCGACTTTACTTATGCCTAA
- a CDS encoding sigma-70 family RNA polymerase sigma factor codes for MRSRQDIVEIFSSFIQFNADRFSNWATEPKLRRSMQKSLAQSPQATTKENFWALYWYKLWLAQPQSLAFGHLYAYLQEAGYWAAQNIVTNFTSSQHTVADCFQIAIAKVDKILQGFNSQQGFNLKNYASAIFTSSIKETLRQRQEVDICTDWSLLRKLSHKRLEEALQNAGLSPEKIASYLIAWNCFKTIYVPTQAGTTRQLAKPDSATWEAIAKLYNAQNLKTKIHHVETLEQWMLACAKAARSYLYPTVASINTPKPGQDAGEWLDNLPELQGESLLTNIITQEEIQNRQTQYKQISEILVAAIAKLDMQAQQILQLYYGGALTQQQMAAQLDIKQYTISRRLTKCREELLKALAHWSQDLHISLTSDVLKNISAVLDEWLQGHYSQTDMAVGAEVSSVTLADLNSSRE; via the coding sequence ATGCGTTCTCGTCAAGATATTGTTGAGATTTTCTCGTCTTTTATTCAGTTCAATGCCGATCGCTTTAGCAACTGGGCGACTGAACCTAAACTGCGCCGGAGTATGCAAAAGTCTTTAGCCCAATCGCCGCAAGCCACAACGAAGGAAAACTTTTGGGCGCTTTATTGGTATAAACTATGGCTAGCACAACCTCAAAGCCTAGCATTTGGGCATTTATATGCTTACTTGCAAGAAGCTGGTTACTGGGCGGCACAAAATATTGTGACGAATTTCACGAGTAGCCAACACACAGTCGCTGATTGTTTTCAGATTGCGATCGCTAAAGTTGATAAAATACTCCAAGGGTTTAACTCGCAGCAAGGCTTTAACCTGAAAAACTACGCCAGTGCAATCTTTACTAGCTCAATTAAAGAAACCCTCCGCCAGCGTCAAGAAGTCGATATTTGCACCGATTGGAGTTTACTACGCAAGCTGAGTCACAAACGACTAGAAGAAGCCTTGCAAAATGCAGGATTATCGCCAGAAAAAATTGCCAGTTACCTGATAGCGTGGAATTGCTTCAAAACGATCTATGTTCCGACACAAGCAGGTACAACGCGACAACTCGCAAAACCTGATTCGGCAACGTGGGAAGCGATCGCTAAACTATATAATGCTCAAAACCTCAAGACAAAAATCCATCACGTAGAGACACTAGAACAATGGATGCTAGCGTGTGCAAAAGCTGCGCGTTCTTATCTTTATCCTACAGTCGCTTCGATTAATACTCCCAAACCAGGACAAGATGCAGGTGAATGGTTAGATAATTTACCCGAATTGCAAGGCGAATCTTTACTCACAAATATCATTACGCAAGAAGAAATACAAAATAGACAGACGCAGTACAAGCAAATCAGTGAGATATTAGTTGCAGCGATCGCCAAACTCGATATGCAAGCACAACAAATATTGCAACTTTACTATGGTGGAGCACTCACGCAACAACAAATGGCTGCCCAGTTAGATATCAAACAATATACAATTTCTCGACGATTGACAAAATGTCGAGAAGAATTGCTAAAAGCACTTGCACACTGGAGTCAAGATTTGCATATTTCGCTAACTTCCGACGTACTAAAAAATATCAGCGCAGTTCTAGACGAGTGGCTGCAAGGTCACTATAGCCAAACTGATATGGCAGTGGGCGCGGAGGTGTCCTCCGTGACATTAGCTGACCTGAATTCCTCAAGGGAGTAA
- a CDS encoding CHAT domain-containing protein yields MILPLLPVMFVKHQQIIWAATLTPLIILSSATLPVIATVNQTQVSATPVANQNADAMQLMQQGVNLYQAEQFAAAVEVLQQAVQVFRTAGDALHQAQALNYLSLVYQELGQWKLATQAIAASLQLLQTQHNAEYLPVLAQALNTQGHLQLTQGQAEKALTTWQQATTTYEKVGDRTGSIGSKINQVQALKALGLYRRALTNLNSVKQSLQQEPDLLIKTTGLRSLGNVLRVIGDLPQSETVLRESLAAAQKVQSPQNESAALLSLGNTSRAQQNWQNALFYYQQAASVTNSPHQKIQAQLNQLSLLLETQQLSDAQALLPEIQSLLANVPISRTSVNSRINLAQSLICLKQQEGQISVQSSPIVQQCAYGEREKAQELASVPSWSEIGQILATALQQARTLQDQRAEAQALGYLGGLYQQTQQWSDAQKLTEQALLVAQTINASDIAYRWQWQLGRLQNATGRTQEAIASYTDAVSSLKSLRNDLVGINPELQFSFRDSVEPVYRELVSLLLQAPSSASQKNLVQARDTIEALQVAEIENFFRTACLDTQPVQIDQVDQSAAVIYPIILGDRLEVIVSLPKQPLRHYATALSANRVESVVEGLRQTLFTQTSRRYLPFAAEVYNWLIRPVAADLEKSGVKTIVFVLDGAMRNIPMAALYDGEQYLVEKYSIALTPGLQLLDPQPLAREKLKALTAGLTEARESFAALPNVKLELEQIQSEVPSRVLLNQEFTTNTLQNAVQSSPVPVVHLATHGQFSSKAEETFILSWDSAIDVNQLNTILRTRDTNRRNAIELLVLSACETVAGDKRAALGLAGMAVRAGARSTLATLWSVSDVATASLMGQFYKEYANTSVTKADALRRAQQTLLKDPKYEHPYFWAPYVLVGNWL; encoded by the coding sequence ATGATATTACCACTACTTCCTGTCATGTTCGTTAAACATCAACAAATAATCTGGGCTGCGACACTGACTCCTCTAATCATCTTGAGTTCTGCTACACTCCCCGTGATAGCTACAGTCAATCAAACGCAAGTATCGGCTACCCCAGTTGCGAACCAAAATGCTGATGCAATGCAACTTATGCAGCAGGGAGTTAATTTATATCAAGCTGAACAGTTCGCCGCAGCAGTAGAAGTCTTACAACAAGCTGTTCAAGTGTTTCGTACCGCAGGCGATGCACTACACCAAGCCCAAGCATTAAATTATCTTTCTTTGGTTTATCAAGAACTCGGACAGTGGAAGCTAGCAACACAAGCGATCGCCGCTAGTTTACAACTTCTGCAAACCCAACACAATGCAGAATATTTACCTGTACTCGCCCAAGCCTTAAATACTCAAGGACACCTCCAGCTTACTCAAGGACAAGCCGAAAAAGCTTTAACAACTTGGCAACAAGCAACAACAACTTATGAGAAAGTAGGCGATCGCACTGGGAGCATTGGTAGTAAAATTAACCAAGTACAAGCCCTCAAAGCATTAGGACTTTATCGCCGTGCTTTAACTAACCTCAATTCAGTTAAACAAAGTCTGCAACAAGAACCAGACTTGTTAATTAAAACAACAGGTTTGCGGAGTTTGGGTAATGTACTGCGAGTGATTGGCGACTTACCGCAATCTGAAACAGTTTTACGCGAAAGTTTAGCCGCCGCCCAAAAAGTGCAATCCCCACAAAACGAAAGTGCGGCTTTACTTAGCCTTGGTAATACCTCACGCGCCCAACAGAACTGGCAAAATGCACTTTTTTACTATCAACAAGCCGCTAGTGTGACAAATTCTCCACATCAAAAAATCCAAGCACAACTTAATCAACTAAGTCTATTATTAGAAACACAGCAATTGTCAGATGCCCAAGCATTATTACCAGAAATTCAGAGTTTATTAGCTAATGTACCTATTAGTAGAACCTCGGTTAATAGCCGGATTAATTTAGCTCAAAGTCTCATTTGTTTGAAACAACAAGAAGGACAAATATCAGTACAATCTTCCCCGATTGTGCAGCAGTGTGCGTATGGAGAGAGGGAAAAAGCACAAGAATTAGCTTCAGTACCTTCTTGGTCAGAAATTGGGCAAATTTTAGCAACTGCACTACAACAAGCTCGAACCTTACAAGACCAACGTGCTGAGGCTCAAGCATTAGGTTATCTAGGAGGATTATACCAGCAAACGCAACAATGGTCTGATGCCCAAAAACTCACCGAACAAGCCTTGTTAGTTGCGCAAACAATTAATGCTTCAGATATTGCTTACCGATGGCAATGGCAACTCGGTCGTTTACAAAATGCTACAGGTAGAACGCAAGAAGCGATCGCATCTTACACTGATGCTGTGAGTAGTCTCAAGTCTTTGCGTAACGACTTGGTGGGAATTAACCCTGAATTACAATTTTCGTTTCGCGATAGTGTTGAACCTGTGTATCGCGAGTTAGTCAGTTTACTATTACAAGCTCCATCTTCAGCTAGTCAAAAAAATTTAGTACAAGCAAGAGATACGATTGAAGCGCTACAAGTCGCTGAAATTGAAAACTTCTTTCGTACTGCGTGTCTAGATACTCAGCCAGTACAAATCGATCAGGTAGATCAATCCGCTGCGGTGATTTATCCAATTATTTTAGGCGATCGCTTAGAAGTCATCGTGTCACTTCCCAAACAACCACTACGCCACTATGCTACAGCCTTAAGTGCAAACCGCGTGGAAAGTGTTGTGGAAGGATTGCGTCAAACTTTATTCACGCAGACATCACGGCGATATCTACCTTTTGCAGCGGAAGTTTATAACTGGTTAATTCGCCCAGTAGCCGCAGACTTAGAAAAAAGTGGCGTGAAAACAATCGTCTTCGTTTTAGATGGGGCGATGCGCAATATTCCTATGGCAGCATTGTATGATGGCGAGCAGTATTTAGTCGAAAAATATAGCATTGCCCTCACACCAGGTTTACAACTCCTCGATCCGCAGCCACTAGCGCGAGAAAAACTCAAAGCCCTCACAGCAGGGCTTACCGAAGCCCGCGAAAGCTTTGCAGCGCTTCCTAATGTCAAACTAGAACTCGAACAAATTCAATCAGAAGTCCCAAGTCGCGTTCTCCTCAATCAGGAATTTACAACAAACACGCTGCAAAACGCAGTTCAATCTTCTCCAGTTCCGGTAGTTCATTTAGCAACTCATGGACAGTTTAGTTCTAAAGCTGAGGAGACATTTATTCTAAGTTGGGATAGTGCAATTGATGTCAATCAGTTAAACACTATTCTGCGTACCAGAGACACGAACAGGCGCAATGCGATTGAATTACTCGTTTTGAGTGCGTGTGAGACAGTCGCTGGAGATAAACGCGCTGCATTAGGACTTGCTGGCATGGCTGTACGGGCTGGTGCTCGTAGTACACTAGCAACACTGTGGTCTGTGAGTGATGTTGCTACAGCTTCATTGATGGGACAATTTTATAAAGAGTATGCTAACACGAGTGTGACAAAAGCCGATGCACTACGTCGCGCACAACAAACTTTACTAAAAGATCCTAAATACGAACATCCTTACTTTTGGGCACCGTATGTTTTAGTCGGTAATTGGTTGTAA
- a CDS encoding calcium-binding protein: MAYLRINPMSPGHRSASEDVDTLNDYNITFEDQQDISKYIASGGIPITIYDTQSYDDNNNFYPDSTDTVILEIDESASFGFAFETYTFKEKNFTKDGLPIAGQQPAKIELDPNSTIKTAIIIIEDRNGPTPIAGNDRNNSLYGNDRNNLIYAKNGNDLVSARKGNDTLFGGAGADTLYGGLGSDELYGGSGNDKLFGDDGNDLLFGLDGNDSLNGSQGNDMLVGGRGNDTLIGGGGSDLLVGGNGFDTLTGGSGIDGFIFYSPKEGVDKITDFNYQEDLIIIDQSGFSDPNNASSLVVSDFSFSNDILYFKETSIASLQPGSGFDLSSDFKIVDLSSYPQSSYYEGLINDAINTEN; this comes from the coding sequence ATGGCTTATTTAAGAATAAATCCAATGAGTCCAGGTCATCGCTCAGCAAGTGAGGACGTTGATACACTAAATGACTACAATATTACGTTTGAAGATCAACAAGATATATCTAAATATATTGCTTCGGGGGGTATACCAATAACAATTTATGATACTCAAAGCTATGATGATAATAATAATTTTTACCCCGATAGTACTGATACAGTAATACTTGAAATTGACGAAAGTGCTAGCTTTGGATTTGCATTTGAAACTTATACTTTTAAAGAGAAAAATTTTACTAAAGATGGCTTACCTATTGCTGGACAACAACCTGCGAAAATTGAGCTTGATCCTAACAGTACTATTAAAACTGCCATTATTATTATTGAGGATCGTAACGGACCCACGCCTATTGCTGGAAATGATAGGAATAACTCTTTGTACGGTAATGATAGAAACAACTTGATTTATGCCAAAAACGGTAACGATCTTGTATCCGCAAGAAAGGGCAATGATACTCTTTTTGGTGGTGCTGGTGCTGATACTCTCTACGGTGGTTTGGGGAGTGATGAACTCTATGGTGGTTCTGGTAATGATAAGCTATTTGGCGATGACGGCAATGACTTACTATTTGGTTTAGACGGCAACGATTCACTGAATGGTAGCCAAGGCAATGACATGTTGGTAGGCGGCAGAGGAAACGACACTCTAATAGGTGGCGGAGGTTCCGATCTTCTTGTAGGAGGAAATGGATTTGATACTCTTACTGGTGGTTCTGGTATAGATGGATTTATATTTTACTCTCCCAAGGAAGGTGTAGATAAAATTACAGACTTTAATTATCAAGAGGATCTAATTATAATTGATCAGTCAGGCTTCTCAGACCCCAACAATGCTTCATCTCTTGTGGTAAGTGATTTTTCATTTAGTAATGATATTTTGTACTTTAAGGAAACTTCTATCGCTTCACTACAACCTGGTTCTGGTTTCGACCTTAGCTCTGATTTCAAAATTGTTGATTTGTCAAGTTATCCTCAATCCTCATATTATGAGGGTCTGATAAATGATGCAATAAATACAGAAAATTAG
- a CDS encoding DUF1822 family protein, which yields MTFDSLLAAANPTQLWLEISPDDQSQAWQHQESTPSSRWNATLNHITLNTFISWLRTEYAPQAKVFPNRAALASIWEFVNGVAIIWETTKIVLIPSETIDTAELRVPQEWIDIPEWTADYYLGVQVNPDDRWMRIWGYTTHQQLKTRGHYNASDRTYTLDEDELIADINVLWVAQQLGVREETRSAIAPLAIPQAQAENLIQRLGNPDITTPRLEIPFTLWGAILAHGGWRQRLYERRQGLPDQWSILQWLRSGISDVAQQIGWQQVELQPSLARSRSLEPTPASAVLSRQLAIAGQQYELRIIQQDPEQQWRFELRNTTAGALIPGGFKLRLLTEDLQDFENNEDTATAAVEQLFVEVALEPGEGIVWEIEPTPENYEREILRF from the coding sequence ATGACTTTCGATTCGCTACTGGCAGCAGCTAACCCTACTCAATTATGGCTCGAAATCTCTCCTGACGATCAGTCTCAAGCTTGGCAACATCAGGAGTCCACTCCTAGTAGTCGTTGGAACGCTACTTTAAATCACATTACACTCAATACTTTTATATCGTGGTTGCGCACAGAATACGCCCCGCAAGCCAAAGTTTTTCCTAATCGGGCGGCTTTAGCAAGTATTTGGGAATTTGTCAACGGTGTCGCCATTATTTGGGAAACAACAAAAATAGTTCTAATTCCTAGCGAAACGATTGATACGGCTGAATTACGCGTACCGCAAGAATGGATTGATATCCCAGAATGGACAGCAGATTATTATTTGGGAGTGCAAGTCAATCCTGACGATCGCTGGATGCGAATATGGGGATACACAACACACCAGCAACTCAAGACAAGGGGACATTACAATGCAAGCGATCGCACTTACACTTTAGATGAAGATGAACTGATTGCAGATATCAATGTTCTGTGGGTAGCACAGCAACTAGGTGTTAGAGAAGAGACAAGAAGCGCGATTGCACCTCTCGCAATACCGCAAGCACAAGCAGAAAACTTAATTCAGCGTTTAGGCAATCCTGACATTACTACACCACGACTGGAGATTCCATTTACACTGTGGGGTGCCATACTTGCACATGGTGGATGGCGACAGCGCTTATACGAACGTCGTCAAGGATTACCCGATCAATGGTCAATTTTACAGTGGTTGCGATCAGGAATTTCTGATGTAGCGCAACAAATTGGTTGGCAACAAGTCGAACTGCAACCGAGTTTAGCGCGATCGCGTTCTTTAGAACCGACACCTGCATCTGCTGTATTATCTCGTCAACTTGCTATTGCAGGACAACAGTACGAATTACGTATCATCCAACAAGATCCAGAACAACAATGGCGCTTTGAATTACGCAATACTACTGCAGGTGCTTTAATTCCTGGAGGCTTCAAATTAAGACTGCTAACAGAAGACTTACAAGATTTTGAGAATAATGAAGATACAGCTACAGCAGCAGTCGAACAGCTATTTGTTGAAGTTGCACTCGAACCTGGTGAAGGAATTGTCTGGGAAATCGAACCGACTCCAGAAAACTACGAAAGAGAGATTCTAAGGTTTTAG
- a CDS encoding S-layer family protein: protein MKLPRQSFWHASSIFFILVIASPLQAQIAEDRTLPNPSNVTTEDNNSIITGGTQAGANLFHSFNEFSVSTNSSASFREVAPEIENVLTRVTGTSVSNIDGLIEVLQPNGNVSAANFFLLNPNGIIFGPSAALNVGGSFVASTASSLNFADRTSFSTISPSTTESLLTVSVPVGLQFGTPAAGIEVQEGSTIIQVPYGRTLGLVGGKLDIAGGGRELVALGGRIELGSVAGQVTPETASVQVSLTPVDKGWALGYEGIQNFQDIYLVQQAFLDVSGEGSGDIQIQGRQVTLANRSYIYAGTTGSQNGREVFVRASELNITDSSAIFTFTMGSGEAADVNIETDRLLLLNGGRILAHTYGEGQGGNLNVTAVESVTAVGSASEGGHSSGLLTEVINIATSATGTAGNLSLTTNKLIIQDGAQVGSGTFAAGNSGDVTVRASEIDIVGVARTPEGEPISDAGLPFPSGLFASTGENSSGNGGNLKVTTDRLSIQDGAVLQTATFGSGNAGDLTIQATQSIEVAGTVNVEGQELKSGLFANSGGLPGTDLPAIFDATGRGGNLSIQTDELIVRDGAIVAVGSVNETTAAQGAGNLQVDAQTIRLDNGEIVANTASGQGGDINLNVQDVFLRRNSAISTTAGIEGTAGDGGDISINNARFIIAAPNENNDIKANAFLGQGGRVTIDAQNIFGLTVRSLEDLQTSLGTSDPAQLDPDQLPSSDITAISQTNPQLSGEVVINTPDVDPSRGAVVLPQNLVDVSGLIAQGCAAENVANASQFVVTGRGGLPPNPGEVLSSNDVWQDWRSSSVTTNNTEEEAIAPTPRTTSTPLVEATNWATNNQGEVILIAATPTTTLNPGQNVISCQ, encoded by the coding sequence ATGAAATTGCCTCGTCAATCTTTTTGGCATGCTAGCAGCATATTCTTCATTTTAGTAATAGCAAGTCCGCTTCAGGCTCAGATCGCAGAGGATAGAACTCTACCTAATCCTTCTAATGTTACTACAGAAGATAACAATAGTATTATTACCGGTGGTACTCAAGCTGGAGCTAACTTATTTCATAGCTTTAACGAGTTTTCGGTTTCTACTAACAGCTCCGCTTCTTTCCGAGAAGTTGCTCCAGAAATTGAGAATGTGCTGACTCGGGTAACAGGAACTTCTGTTTCAAACATTGATGGTTTAATTGAAGTACTGCAGCCTAATGGTAATGTAAGCGCTGCAAACTTCTTTCTACTTAATCCGAATGGAATTATTTTTGGTCCTAGTGCTGCACTGAATGTTGGTGGCTCTTTTGTTGCAAGTACCGCAAGTAGTCTTAACTTTGCTGATAGAACCTCTTTTAGTACCATAAGCCCTTCAACAACTGAGTCATTGCTGACAGTAAGTGTACCTGTAGGATTGCAATTTGGTACGCCAGCTGCAGGTATTGAAGTGCAAGAGGGAAGCACTATCATACAAGTACCGTATGGAAGAACACTAGGGCTTGTTGGCGGCAAATTAGATATAGCAGGAGGGGGGAGAGAATTAGTAGCACTAGGTGGTAGGATTGAGTTAGGAAGTGTTGCGGGACAAGTGACACCAGAAACTGCGTCTGTACAAGTCAGCCTTACTCCAGTTGATAAAGGCTGGGCTTTGGGATATGAAGGTATACAGAACTTCCAGGATATTTATCTTGTTCAACAAGCTTTCTTAGATGTCAGCGGTGAAGGTAGTGGTGACATTCAAATTCAAGGTAGACAAGTTACTCTTGCTAACCGCTCATATATTTATGCAGGGACAACAGGAAGTCAAAACGGCAGAGAAGTCTTTGTTCGTGCATCTGAGCTTAACATAACAGATTCTTCAGCAATTTTTACTTTCACTATGGGCTCTGGTGAAGCTGCAGATGTCAACATTGAGACTGATCGATTACTTCTTCTAAATGGAGGACGAATACTAGCTCATACATACGGCGAAGGTCAGGGCGGAAACTTAAATGTAACCGCGGTTGAATCTGTGACAGCGGTTGGTAGTGCCTCAGAAGGAGGGCATTCTAGTGGCTTATTAACTGAAGTTATTAATATTGCTACAAGTGCTACAGGAACAGCAGGAAACTTATCGCTAACGACAAACAAGCTGATTATCCAAGACGGAGCGCAAGTGGGGTCGGGTACTTTCGCTGCTGGAAATTCAGGAGATGTAACTGTTCGAGCTTCAGAAATTGACATTGTTGGCGTTGCGCGTACACCAGAGGGTGAACCAATCAGTGATGCAGGTTTACCTTTTCCTAGTGGCTTATTTGCTAGCACTGGAGAAAACTCTAGCGGCAATGGAGGAAATTTAAAAGTTACAACAGACCGCTTGAGTATTCAAGATGGCGCAGTCTTGCAAACCGCAACGTTTGGTAGTGGAAATGCTGGAGATTTAACAATTCAAGCAACACAATCTATCGAAGTCGCTGGCACTGTTAATGTTGAGGGCCAAGAGCTAAAATCTGGCTTATTTGCAAATTCTGGAGGATTGCCTGGAACTGACTTACCAGCCATTTTTGATGCGACTGGTCGCGGAGGAAACTTAAGTATCCAAACTGATGAATTAATTGTTCGGGATGGCGCTATTGTAGCGGTGGGTAGTGTCAATGAAACAACAGCAGCTCAAGGTGCAGGAAATTTGCAAGTAGATGCTCAAACTATCCGTTTAGATAACGGAGAAATTGTCGCTAACACAGCTTCAGGTCAAGGTGGAGATATTAATTTAAACGTGCAAGATGTGTTTTTGCGCCGAAATAGCGCGATTTCGACAACTGCAGGAATTGAAGGTACTGCGGGAGACGGTGGCGATATATCTATAAATAATGCCCGATTCATCATCGCTGCACCGAATGAAAATAATGACATCAAAGCTAATGCATTTCTTGGTCAAGGAGGAAGAGTCACCATTGATGCACAAAATATCTTTGGCTTGACAGTACGCAGCTTGGAAGATTTACAAACGTCGTTAGGAACCAGCGATCCAGCACAGCTAGATCCCGATCAACTTCCTAGTAGTGATATCACGGCAATTTCCCAAACTAACCCGCAATTAAGTGGTGAAGTTGTCATTAATACCCCAGATGTCGATCCCAGTCGCGGTGCAGTGGTGTTACCACAAAATTTAGTCGATGTTTCAGGACTCATTGCGCAAGGTTGTGCGGCTGAGAATGTTGCCAACGCAAGTCAATTTGTCGTCACGGGACGCGGTGGTTTACCGCCAAACCCTGGAGAAGTCCTTAGTAGTAATGATGTCTGGCAAGATTGGCGTTCTTCTAGTGTTACTACAAATAATACAGAGGAGGAGGCGATCGCACCCACACCCCGCACCACCTCAACTCCTCTGGTAGAAGCGACAAACTGGGCAACAAACAATCAAGGCGAAGTTATACTAATCGCAGCCACACCTACAACTACTCTAAATCCTGGACAAAACGTTATATCTTGCCAATAA